The Streptomyces cynarae genome contains a region encoding:
- a CDS encoding DUF3117 domain-containing protein, with protein sequence MAAMKPRTGDGPLEVTKEGRGIVMRVPLEGGGRLVVELTPDEADALGDALKKVVG encoded by the coding sequence ATGGCGGCCATGAAGCCGCGGACGGGCGACGGCCCGCTCGAGGTGACCAAGGAGGGGCGGGGCATCGTCATGCGCGTTCCGCTCGAAGGCGGCGGTCGGCTCGTCGTCGAGCTGACCCCGGACGAGGCCGACGCGCTCGGCGACGCCCTCAAGAAGGTCGTCGGCTGA
- a CDS encoding O-methyltransferase, giving the protein MCGFPPSTDTVTPKQSRGQERVITGNRQTSWAFADAYVAEDDALHWARERAREAGLRSVSPGTGAALRMLAATVDAKAVAEIGTGCGVSGIHLLHGMRPDGVLTTVDPEPEHQQFARHAFRASGFASNRARFIPGRALDVLPRLADAGYDLVFCDGDRLEVLDYLAESLRLLRPGGLVVFEGAFANGRTVGSGPQPTEVLRLRELLRTVRESPDLVPSLLPVGDGLLCAVRR; this is encoded by the coding sequence ATCTGCGGGTTCCCGCCGTCAACGGATACAGTCACGCCCAAGCAATCACGGGGACAGGAGAGGGTCATTACCGGCAACCGGCAGACGAGCTGGGCGTTCGCCGACGCCTATGTCGCCGAGGACGACGCGCTGCACTGGGCCCGGGAACGTGCCCGCGAAGCAGGGCTGCGCTCGGTGTCGCCCGGCACGGGCGCCGCGCTGCGCATGCTCGCCGCCACCGTGGACGCCAAGGCGGTGGCGGAGATCGGGACGGGATGCGGTGTCTCCGGGATCCACCTGCTGCACGGCATGCGGCCGGACGGCGTGCTGACCACGGTGGATCCGGAGCCGGAGCACCAGCAGTTCGCCCGCCATGCCTTCCGCGCCTCCGGCTTCGCCAGCAACCGGGCCCGCTTCATCCCGGGCCGCGCCCTGGACGTCCTGCCGCGGCTCGCGGACGCCGGCTACGACCTCGTCTTCTGCGACGGTGACCGGCTCGAGGTGCTCGACTACCTAGCCGAATCGTTGCGTCTGCTGCGTCCCGGCGGGCTCGTCGTGTTCGAGGGCGCCTTCGCCAACGGCCGCACGGTCGGCTCGGGGCCGCAGCCCACCGAGGTACTGCGGCTGCGGGAGCTGCTGCGCACGGTGCGGGAGAGCCCCGACCTCGTGCCCTCGCTGCTCCCGGTGGGGGACGGGCTCTTGTGCGCGGTCAGGCGGTGA
- the sigE gene encoding RNA polymerase sigma factor SigE: protein MLRLLLRSSGEPKSVTDIADTHHAADTAQIATFATDADAQAWTPPTWEEIVSTHSGRVYRLAYRLTGNQHDAEDLTQEVFVRVFRSLSTYTPGTFEGWLHRITTNLFLDMVRRKQRIRFDALGEDAAERLASREPTPQQVLHDAHFDADVQQALDTLAPEFRAAVVLCDIEGLSYEEIAATLGVKLGTVRSRIHRGRSQLRKALAHRAPQARAAERRSFVPRVPALGGGGATA from the coding sequence GTGCTACGGCTCCTTCTCAGGTCATCGGGTGAGCCGAAATCCGTGACCGACATCGCTGACACCCACCACGCTGCCGACACCGCGCAGATCGCGACCTTCGCCACCGACGCGGACGCGCAGGCGTGGACTCCGCCCACCTGGGAGGAGATCGTCAGCACTCACAGCGGCCGGGTCTACCGGCTGGCGTACCGCCTGACCGGAAACCAGCACGACGCCGAGGACCTCACCCAGGAGGTCTTCGTACGGGTCTTCCGCTCCCTGTCGACGTACACACCCGGCACGTTCGAGGGCTGGCTGCACCGCATCACCACGAACCTCTTCCTGGACATGGTCCGCCGCAAGCAGCGCATCCGCTTCGACGCGCTCGGCGAGGACGCGGCGGAGCGCCTGGCCAGCCGTGAGCCGACGCCGCAGCAGGTCCTGCACGACGCGCACTTCGACGCGGACGTCCAGCAGGCGCTGGACACGCTCGCGCCCGAGTTCCGCGCGGCCGTCGTCCTGTGCGACATCGAAGGGCTGTCCTACGAGGAGATCGCCGCGACCCTGGGCGTCAAGCTCGGCACGGTGCGCTCCCGGATCCACCGCGGCCGCTCGCAGCTGCGCAAGGCGCTCGCGCACCGGGCGCCTCAGGCCCGCGCGGCCGAGCGCCGCTCCTTCGTGCCCCGGGTGCCCGCGCTGGGGGGAGGGGGCGCGACCGCGTGA
- a CDS encoding anti-sigma factor family protein, which translates to MSGSRRPTPAEQHLGDRLSALVDGELGHEMRERVLAHLATCAKCKAEADAQRRLKNVFAEAAPPPPSESFLARLQGLPTGGDVDGDGTPLGGGGFGRRLQSSAGLPARPGVFGVRGEPFGYVPSSPHAAALSPSDSRALPGGRVLPGDGGFRIHPVGRQESERPASRGRRFAFVAAGAVSLAALALGGVSGVGGDAGAEARGGSGAGSNVTPMRSPGTGGASSPETQRRRSTGALLEQRALDRTPVAPTQSSAPLLPGVPAPGIQDVSEIRALTAPVVAGAAAMSPLIRPLTETGPFTLPTAPQLTAPGLLARPVPSTSPTPSPSSNTGR; encoded by the coding sequence GTGAGTGGATCCCGTCGCCCCACACCGGCAGAGCAGCACCTGGGAGACCGCCTCTCCGCCCTGGTGGACGGAGAGCTCGGTCATGAGATGCGCGAGCGTGTGCTGGCCCATCTGGCCACCTGCGCGAAGTGCAAGGCCGAGGCCGACGCCCAGCGTCGGCTGAAGAACGTCTTCGCCGAGGCGGCCCCGCCGCCCCCCTCCGAGAGCTTCCTGGCCCGCCTCCAGGGCCTGCCCACGGGAGGTGACGTCGACGGTGATGGCACGCCGCTCGGCGGGGGAGGATTCGGCAGAAGACTCCAGAGCAGCGCCGGACTGCCCGCGCGGCCCGGCGTCTTCGGAGTGAGGGGCGAGCCCTTCGGCTACGTCCCGTCGAGCCCGCACGCCGCGGCACTGTCGCCCTCCGACAGCCGCGCCCTCCCCGGGGGCCGTGTCCTCCCGGGGGACGGCGGCTTCCGTATCCATCCCGTCGGCCGGCAGGAGAGCGAGCGGCCGGCGTCCCGTGGGCGGCGTTTCGCGTTCGTCGCCGCCGGCGCCGTCTCGCTGGCCGCGCTGGCGCTCGGCGGCGTGTCCGGCGTGGGTGGTGACGCCGGCGCGGAGGCGCGCGGCGGTTCCGGGGCCGGGAGCAATGTGACGCCGATGCGCTCACCGGGTACGGGCGGTGCCTCGTCGCCCGAGACGCAGCGGCGGCGATCCACCGGAGCGCTGCTCGAGCAGCGCGCGCTGGACCGGACGCCGGTCGCGCCCACGCAGTCCTCGGCGCCGCTGCTGCCCGGAGTGCCCGCTCCCGGCATCCAGGACGTCTCGGAGATCCGCGCGCTGACCGCTCCCGTGGTGGCCGGGGCGGCGGCGATGTCCCCGCTCATACGCCCGCTCACCGAGACCGGACCGTTCACGCTGCCGACCGCCCCTCAGCTGACGGCCCCCGGCCTGCTGGCCCGCCCGGTGCCGTCCACGTCCCCCACGCCCTCGCCCTCCTCGAACACCGGCCGCTGA
- a CDS encoding S1C family serine protease → MGTGGGADVLAKRAAADGDGDFELERPATVGTAQGEAAGHIGPRQGGDEPDALDGRAKALHDPDPYNTPPYGGPGPWAPAPPVQHPAVTSPHGAAPQSTPTPPGAPVPGATAMPVPPTAPMPGGSTDPSGAPSSPSPWQNYDPWAPRVPFQQNGAALPGTEQRRARGRKALVAAGALIALVSGGVGGVVGAAWERDGGIGEVRLPQAGKEPAGRAPDSVAGIAARALPSVVTLHVKGASEEGTGTGFVLDGRGHILTNNHVVQPAAAGGEITVTFNGGQSAKATVVGRDTGYDLAVVKVTGVRGLTPLPLGNSDNVEVGDPVVAIGAPFDLAGTVTSGIISAKERPITAGGEKGDGSDVSYVDALQTDAPINPGNSGGPLLDGKGRVVGINSAIRSAGSGSDQSGQAGSIGLGFAIPVNQAKRVAEELINTGKATHPVIGVTLDMNYTGDGARVGAKGTGKGPAVTRGGAGDKAGIKPGDVITEVDGVRVHSGEELIIRTRAHRPGDRLELTVVRGGAERRITLVLGSADGS, encoded by the coding sequence GTGGGAACGGGGGGCGGGGCCGACGTCCTCGCGAAGCGCGCGGCGGCTGACGGGGACGGCGATTTCGAGCTGGAGCGCCCGGCCACCGTGGGAACGGCGCAGGGAGAGGCTGCCGGGCACATCGGCCCTCGGCAGGGCGGCGACGAGCCCGACGCCCTCGACGGTCGCGCCAAGGCCCTTCACGATCCCGACCCCTACAACACCCCGCCCTACGGCGGGCCGGGCCCCTGGGCGCCCGCCCCACCGGTCCAGCACCCGGCGGTGACGTCCCCGCACGGGGCCGCCCCGCAGAGCACGCCCACGCCTCCGGGCGCGCCCGTGCCCGGCGCGACCGCGATGCCGGTGCCGCCCACCGCACCGATGCCTGGCGGCTCCACCGACCCGAGCGGCGCCCCCTCGTCCCCTTCCCCCTGGCAGAACTACGACCCGTGGGCGCCCCGGGTCCCCTTCCAGCAGAACGGCGCGGCGCTGCCCGGCACGGAGCAGCGGCGGGCGCGCGGCCGCAAGGCGCTCGTCGCCGCCGGCGCGCTGATCGCGCTCGTGTCGGGAGGGGTCGGCGGAGTCGTCGGAGCCGCGTGGGAGCGGGACGGCGGCATCGGGGAGGTGCGGCTGCCGCAGGCCGGGAAGGAGCCCGCGGGGCGCGCCCCGGACAGCGTCGCCGGGATCGCCGCACGGGCGCTGCCCAGCGTCGTCACCCTGCACGTCAAGGGCGCTTCCGAGGAGGGCACCGGCACCGGCTTCGTCCTCGACGGACGCGGACACATCCTCACCAACAACCACGTCGTCCAACCCGCGGCAGCCGGCGGCGAGATAACGGTGACGTTCAACGGCGGCCAGAGCGCCAAGGCCACCGTCGTCGGCCGTGACACCGGCTACGACCTCGCGGTCGTCAAGGTCACCGGCGTCCGCGGCCTCACCCCCCTGCCCCTGGGCAACTCCGACAACGTCGAGGTCGGTGACCCCGTCGTCGCCATCGGCGCGCCCTTCGACCTCGCCGGCACCGTCACCTCCGGCATCATCAGCGCCAAGGAACGGCCCATCACCGCCGGCGGCGAGAAGGGCGACGGCAGCGACGTGTCCTACGTCGACGCCCTGCAGACCGACGCCCCGATCAACCCCGGCAACTCCGGCGGCCCCCTCCTCGACGGCAAGGGCCGTGTCGTCGGCATCAACTCCGCCATCCGGTCGGCCGGCAGCGGATCCGACCAGAGCGGCCAGGCCGGTTCCATCGGGCTCGGCTTCGCCATCCCCGTCAACCAGGCCAAGCGCGTCGCCGAGGAGCTGATCAACACCGGTAAGGCCACCCACCCGGTGATCGGTGTCACGCTCGACATGAACTACACGGGAGACGGCGCCCGGGTCGGCGCCAAGGGCACCGGCAAAGGCCCCGCCGTCACCCGGGGCGGTGCCGGCGACAAGGCGGGCATCAAGCCCGGCGACGTCATCACGGAGGTCGACGGTGTGCGCGTCCACTCGGGGGAGGAGCTGATCATCAGGACCCGCGCCCACCGCCCAGGCGACCGCCTGGAGCTGACCGTGGTCCGCGGCGGGGCCGAACGGAGGATCACGCTCGTCCTCGGCTCGGCGGACGGCAGCTGA
- a CDS encoding sec-independent translocase: MFNDIGPLELVTIVVIAVLVFGPDKLPKMIQDVARTIRKIREFSESAKQDIRNELGPEFKDFEFEDLNPKTFIRKQLENDDLGLKEIRNGFDLKKEMAEVTDAVHSRESESSTSSPASSGPTGGTVDMTKKPTSTDPDERPPFDADAT; encoded by the coding sequence GTGTTCAATGACATAGGACCGCTCGAGCTGGTCACGATCGTGGTCATCGCCGTGCTCGTCTTCGGTCCGGACAAGCTCCCCAAGATGATCCAGGACGTCGCGCGCACGATCCGCAAGATCCGCGAGTTCTCGGAGAGCGCCAAGCAGGACATCCGCAACGAACTGGGTCCGGAGTTCAAGGACTTCGAGTTCGAGGACCTCAACCCCAAGACGTTCATCCGCAAGCAGCTGGAGAACGACGACCTGGGGCTGAAGGAGATCCGCAACGGCTTCGACCTGAAGAAGGAGATGGCCGAGGTCACGGACGCGGTCCACAGCCGGGAGTCCGAGTCGTCCACGTCCTCTCCGGCGTCCTCCGGCCCCACCGGCGGCACCGTCGACATGACGAAGAAGCCCACGAGCACCGACCCCGACGAGCGCCCGCCCTTCGACGCGGACGCCACCTGA
- a CDS encoding Mrp/NBP35 family ATP-binding protein: protein MATEDAVREALATVNDPEIHRPITELGMVKSVEIGADGAVAVTVYLTVSGCPMRDTITQRVTEAVSRVEGVTRVDVTLDVMSDEQRRELATALRGGQAEREVPFAKPGSLTRVYAVASGKGGVGKSSVTVNLAAAMAADGLKVGVVDADIYGHSVPRMLGADGRPTQVENMIMPPSANGVKVISIGMFTPGNAPVVWRGPMLHRALQQFLADVYWGDLDVLLLDLPPGTGDIAISVAQLIPNAEILVVTTPQQAAAEVAERAGSIAVQTHQKIVGVVENMSGLPCPHCGEMVDVFGTGGGQLVADGLTRTTGATVPVLGNIPIDVRLREGGDEGKPVVLTDPDSPAGSALRAIAGKLGGRQRGLAGMSLGITPRNKF, encoded by the coding sequence ATGGCTACGGAAGACGCGGTGCGCGAAGCGCTGGCGACGGTGAACGACCCCGAGATCCATCGACCCATCACCGAGCTGGGGATGGTCAAATCGGTGGAGATCGGTGCGGACGGAGCGGTCGCGGTCACCGTGTACCTGACGGTCTCCGGCTGCCCGATGCGCGACACGATCACGCAGCGCGTGACCGAGGCCGTCTCGCGCGTCGAGGGCGTCACCCGCGTCGACGTCACGCTCGACGTGATGAGCGACGAGCAGCGCCGCGAGCTGGCGACCGCGCTGCGCGGCGGCCAGGCCGAGCGCGAGGTCCCCTTCGCCAAGCCGGGCTCGCTCACCCGGGTGTACGCCGTGGCCTCCGGCAAGGGCGGCGTCGGCAAGTCCTCGGTGACGGTGAACCTGGCGGCGGCGATGGCCGCCGACGGCCTGAAGGTCGGTGTCGTGGACGCCGACATCTACGGCCACAGCGTGCCGCGCATGCTGGGCGCGGACGGCCGCCCCACCCAGGTCGAGAACATGATCATGCCGCCGTCCGCGAACGGCGTGAAGGTCATCTCGATCGGCATGTTCACCCCGGGCAACGCCCCGGTCGTCTGGCGCGGCCCGATGCTGCACCGCGCGCTCCAGCAGTTCCTCGCGGACGTGTACTGGGGCGACCTGGACGTGCTGCTGCTCGACCTGCCGCCCGGCACCGGCGACATCGCCATCTCCGTGGCCCAGCTGATCCCGAACGCCGAGATCCTGGTCGTGACGACCCCGCAGCAGGCGGCCGCCGAGGTGGCCGAGCGGGCGGGCTCGATCGCCGTGCAGACGCACCAGAAGATCGTGGGCGTGGTCGAGAACATGTCCGGCCTGCCGTGCCCGCACTGCGGCGAGATGGTCGACGTCTTCGGCACGGGCGGCGGCCAGCTGGTCGCCGACGGCCTCACCCGCACGACGGGTGCGACGGTCCCGGTCCTCGGCAACATCCCCATCGACGTCCGCCTGCGCGAGGGCGGCGACGAGGGCAAGCCGGTGGTCCTCACGGACCCGGACTCCCCCGCGGGCTCGGCCCTGCGTGCGATCGCGGGCAAGCTCGGGGGACGGCAGCGGGGCCTGGCGGGGATGTCGCTGGGGATCACGCCGAGGAACAAGTTCTAG
- a CDS encoding DUF1003 domain-containing protein has protein sequence MAPDREKLPSGATAATRRLRLDQPQPRRVRLVPEWDPEAFGRLSERIARFLGTGRFIVWMTAVIIVWLGWNITAPAHLRWDPYPFIFLTLVLSLQASYAAPLILLAQNRQDDRDRVNLEQDRKQNERSIADTEYLTREIAALRSGLGEVATRDWIRSELQDLMKELEDRRRSDGHVVFPAERAHGRDVDDR, from the coding sequence ATGGCGCCTGACCGCGAGAAGCTCCCCTCCGGCGCGACCGCCGCCACCCGGCGCCTCCGGCTCGACCAGCCGCAGCCACGGCGCGTCCGCCTGGTGCCGGAGTGGGACCCGGAGGCCTTCGGGCGCCTGTCGGAGCGCATCGCGCGCTTCCTGGGCACCGGGCGGTTCATCGTCTGGATGACCGCCGTCATCATCGTGTGGCTGGGCTGGAACATCACCGCCCCGGCTCACCTGCGCTGGGACCCGTACCCGTTCATCTTCCTGACGCTGGTGCTGTCGCTGCAGGCCTCCTATGCCGCCCCGCTGATCCTGCTCGCGCAGAACCGCCAGGACGACCGCGACCGGGTGAACCTGGAGCAGGACCGCAAGCAGAACGAGCGGTCGATCGCGGACACCGAGTACCTGACCCGCGAGATCGCCGCGCTGCGCTCGGGCCTCGGCGAGGTCGCCACCCGCGACTGGATACGCTCCGAACTCCAGGACCTGATGAAGGAGCTGGAGGACCGGCGGCGTTCCGACGGGCATGTCGTATTCCCGGCGGAACGGGCGCACGGACGTGACGTAGACGACCGCTGA
- a CDS encoding magnesium transporter MgtE N-terminal domain-containing protein, whose product MAASAPRIFVSHLAGVAVFDPTGDQVGRVRDLVVMLRVGRRPPRLLGLVVELVTRRRIFLPMTRVTGIESGQVITTGVLNVRRFEQRPTERLVFGELLDRHVTLVETGEEVTVLDLSVQQLPARRDWEIDRVFVRKGKSGTFRRSKGETLTVEWSAVTGFSLEEHGQGAESLLATFEQLRPADLANVLHHLSPKRRAEVAAALDDDRLADVLEELPEDDQIEILGKLKEERAADVLEAMDPDDAADLLAELPEEEKERLLSLMQPADAADMRRLMAYEEKTAGGLMTTEPIVLRPDATVADALARVRNPDLSPALAAQVYVCRPPDETPTGKYLGTVHFQRLLRDPPYTLVSSLVDDDLQSLAPDAPLPVVAGFFAAYDMVAAPVVDESGSLLGAVTVDDVLDHMLPDDWRETEFHLDEEGVSDGA is encoded by the coding sequence ATGGCCGCGAGCGCCCCTCGGATCTTCGTCTCACACCTGGCCGGAGTCGCCGTCTTCGACCCCACCGGCGACCAGGTGGGGCGCGTGCGCGACCTGGTCGTCATGTTGCGGGTGGGCCGGCGCCCCCCGCGGCTGCTGGGCCTGGTCGTCGAACTCGTCACCCGCCGCCGTATCTTCCTTCCCATGACCCGGGTGACCGGCATCGAGTCGGGCCAGGTCATCACCACCGGCGTGCTCAACGTGCGACGCTTCGAGCAGCGGCCCACCGAGCGCCTCGTCTTCGGGGAGCTGCTCGACCGGCACGTCACCCTCGTCGAGACGGGCGAGGAGGTCACCGTCCTCGACCTGTCCGTGCAGCAGCTGCCGGCCCGCCGCGACTGGGAGATCGACCGGGTCTTCGTACGCAAGGGGAAGAGCGGCACGTTCCGGCGCAGCAAGGGCGAGACGCTGACGGTGGAGTGGTCGGCGGTCACCGGGTTCTCCCTGGAGGAGCACGGGCAGGGCGCCGAGAGCCTGCTGGCCACCTTCGAACAGCTCAGGCCCGCCGATCTCGCCAACGTCCTGCACCACCTGTCCCCCAAGCGCCGCGCAGAGGTCGCCGCCGCCCTCGACGACGACCGGCTCGCCGATGTGCTCGAAGAGCTCCCCGAGGACGACCAGATCGAGATCCTCGGCAAGCTGAAGGAGGAGCGCGCTGCGGACGTCCTGGAGGCGATGGACCCGGACGACGCCGCCGACCTGCTCGCCGAGCTGCCGGAGGAGGAGAAGGAGCGGCTGCTGAGCTTGATGCAGCCCGCCGACGCCGCCGACATGCGCCGTCTGATGGCGTACGAGGAGAAGACCGCGGGCGGCCTGATGACCACCGAGCCGATCGTGCTGCGGCCCGACGCCACCGTCGCCGACGCGCTCGCCCGGGTCCGCAACCCCGACCTGTCCCCCGCGCTCGCCGCGCAGGTGTACGTCTGCCGTCCGCCGGACGAGACGCCCACCGGCAAGTACCTGGGGACCGTGCACTTCCAGCGGCTGCTGCGGGACCCGCCGTACACGCTGGTCAGCTCGCTCGTCGACGACGACCTGCAGTCGCTCGCCCCGGACGCGCCGCTGCCCGTGGTGGCCGGGTTCTTCGCGGCCTACGACATGGTCGCGGCGCCCGTCGTCGACGAGTCCGGCTCGCTCCTCGGCGCGGTGACCGTGGACGACGTACTGGACCACATGCTCCCCGACGACTGGCGCGAGACGGAGTTCCACCTGGACGAGGAGGGGGTCAGCGATGGCGCCTGA
- a CDS encoding magnesium and cobalt transport protein CorA, producing MSMIRDLRAVVRPSRTSPRQDNGAYDTTRDPATPSAVVDCAVYRDGVRVHTQAPLSPHEAMRLVRRDGGFVWIGLHEPTEAEFAGIAREFGLHPLAVEDAVQAHQRPKLERYDDSLFTVFKTVHYVDHDQLTANSEVVETGEVMCFTGRDFFITVRHGGKGSLRTLRHRLQDEPELLSKGPSAVLHAIADHVVDGYIAVADALQDDIDEVETEVFSPGRKGTPRGTDAGRIYQLKREVLEFKRAVAPLLRPMLLLSERPMRLIDPDIQKYFRDVADHLARVNEQVLGFDELLNSILQANLAQASVAQNEDMRKITAWAAIIAVPTMVCGVYGMNFTYMPELHWKYGYPAIMGITVGICVGIHRMLKRNGWL from the coding sequence ATGTCGATGATCCGTGACCTGCGCGCCGTGGTCCGCCCGTCCCGCACCTCCCCGCGGCAGGACAACGGCGCGTACGACACCACGCGTGACCCCGCGACCCCGTCCGCCGTCGTCGACTGCGCCGTCTACCGTGACGGTGTCCGCGTCCACACGCAAGCGCCGCTCTCCCCGCACGAGGCGATGCGGCTGGTGCGGCGCGACGGAGGGTTCGTGTGGATCGGGCTGCACGAGCCGACCGAGGCCGAATTCGCCGGTATCGCCCGCGAGTTCGGGCTGCACCCGCTGGCCGTCGAGGACGCGGTGCAGGCGCACCAGCGGCCCAAGCTGGAGCGGTACGACGACTCGCTCTTCACCGTCTTCAAGACCGTCCACTACGTCGACCACGACCAGCTGACCGCCAACAGCGAGGTCGTCGAGACCGGCGAGGTCATGTGCTTCACCGGGCGGGACTTCTTCATCACGGTCCGGCACGGCGGGAAGGGCTCGCTCAGGACGCTGCGGCACCGGCTTCAGGACGAGCCCGAACTGCTCTCCAAGGGCCCCTCCGCGGTGCTGCACGCGATCGCCGACCACGTCGTCGACGGGTACATCGCGGTGGCGGACGCGCTGCAGGACGACATCGACGAGGTGGAGACCGAGGTGTTCTCGCCGGGCCGCAAGGGCACGCCGCGAGGCACGGACGCCGGCCGGATCTACCAACTCAAGCGCGAGGTGCTGGAGTTCAAGCGGGCGGTGGCGCCGCTGCTGCGCCCGATGCTGCTGCTGAGCGAGCGGCCGATGCGGTTGATCGATCCGGACATCCAGAAGTACTTCCGCGACGTCGCCGACCACCTCGCCCGTGTCAACGAGCAGGTGCTGGGCTTCGACGAACTGCTGAACTCGATCCTCCAGGCCAACCTGGCGCAGGCGTCCGTCGCCCAGAACGAGGACATGCGGAAGATCACCGCGTGGGCGGCGATCATCGCCGTGCCGACGATGGTGTGCGGGGTGTACGGCATGAACTTCACGTACATGCCCGAGCTGCACTGGAAGTACGGCTACCCGGCGATCATGGGCATCACGGTGGGCATCTGCGTGGGCATCCACCGCATGCTGAAGCGGAACGGATGGCTGTGA
- a CDS encoding suppressor of fused domain protein, whose product MVDVLPLVEARLRTALGEPDARAAVTFLGTDRIEVLRFHEGDIVRYATLGMSAQPMADPTAVLADPVKGPRAELVLSVRGGLADTDKVLRPLAVLAASPQVEGVVVAPGASLEVGEPLWPGAPFTSVLVAEPGGLVEDLELDEPLDPVRFLPLLPMTPNEAAWKRVHGAQALQERWLTNGTDLRDPSRRSVPLD is encoded by the coding sequence ATGGTTGATGTTCTTCCTCTGGTCGAGGCCCGGTTGCGCACCGCGCTGGGCGAACCGGACGCCCGCGCGGCGGTCACCTTCCTCGGCACGGACCGTATCGAGGTGCTCCGCTTCCACGAGGGCGACATCGTCCGCTACGCCACCCTCGGCATGTCCGCACAGCCCATGGCGGACCCCACCGCGGTGCTCGCCGACCCCGTGAAGGGACCCCGCGCCGAGCTGGTCCTCTCCGTGCGCGGCGGCCTCGCCGACACCGACAAGGTGCTCCGCCCGCTCGCCGTGCTCGCCGCCTCCCCGCAGGTCGAGGGCGTGGTCGTGGCCCCCGGCGCCTCGCTGGAGGTGGGTGAACCGCTGTGGCCCGGCGCCCCGTTCACCTCCGTCCTGGTGGCCGAGCCCGGTGGCCTGGTCGAGGACCTGGAACTCGACGAGCCGCTGGATCCCGTACGGTTCCTGCCGCTGCTGCCGATGACGCCGAACGAGGCCGCCTGGAAGCGGGTGCACGGCGCGCAGGCCCTTCAGGAACGCTGGCTGACGAACGGGACGGACCTGAGGGATCCCTCCCGCAGGTCCGTCCCGCTGGACTGA
- a CDS encoding MFS transporter: MKSTTGGEPATAADVDPFDAGAGSILRQPKAVWATAGASVVAFMGIGLVDPILPSIAKGLQATPGQVSLLFTSYFLITAMAMLVTGFVSSRIGGRRTLLLGLAFVVVFAGLAGTSGSVAQLVGFRAGWGLGNALFVSTALAVIVGAAAGGSAAAILLYESALGLGMACGPLLGALLGNISWRYPFFGTATLMAIGFLCITAFLKEQPKPVRKTSLLDPIKALGHGGLASAAVSAFFYNYTFFTVLAFTPFVLNMTPYKSGAVFFAWGVLLAVFSVIVAPRMQERFGSLKVLGGSLVLLAADVAVLGYGDHTTAIVCTILSGAFIGVNNTVYTELALGISDAPRPVASAGYNFVRWFAAAAAPYFAPKIEEWSDIHMPFVAGALTALLGAVVVLVRRRALTIPQALDSARAGGTPMAEELETRHAIEEGVTVFAK, from the coding sequence ATGAAGAGCACCACAGGAGGAGAACCCGCCACAGCAGCCGACGTGGACCCGTTCGACGCGGGAGCCGGCAGCATCCTGCGGCAGCCGAAGGCCGTGTGGGCGACCGCCGGAGCGTCCGTCGTCGCGTTCATGGGCATCGGACTCGTCGACCCGATCCTGCCGTCCATCGCCAAGGGCCTACAGGCGACACCCGGCCAGGTCTCCCTGCTGTTCACCTCGTACTTCCTGATCACCGCGATGGCGATGCTGGTCACCGGCTTCGTCTCCAGCCGCATCGGCGGCCGCAGGACCCTGCTGCTCGGCCTCGCCTTCGTCGTGGTCTTCGCGGGCCTCGCGGGCACCTCGGGCTCGGTCGCCCAGCTCGTCGGCTTCCGGGCCGGCTGGGGCCTCGGGAACGCGCTCTTCGTCTCCACGGCCCTCGCCGTGATCGTCGGCGCGGCGGCCGGAGGCAGCGCCGCGGCCATCCTGCTGTACGAGTCCGCACTCGGCCTCGGCATGGCCTGCGGCCCGCTGCTGGGCGCGCTGCTCGGGAACATCAGCTGGCGCTACCCGTTCTTCGGTACGGCCACGCTGATGGCGATCGGCTTCCTGTGCATCACGGCGTTCCTGAAGGAGCAGCCGAAACCCGTGCGGAAGACCTCACTCCTGGACCCGATCAAGGCGCTCGGCCACGGCGGCCTCGCCTCCGCGGCGGTCTCGGCGTTCTTCTACAACTACACGTTCTTCACCGTGCTGGCCTTCACGCCCTTCGTGCTGAACATGACGCCCTACAAATCGGGTGCCGTGTTCTTCGCCTGGGGTGTGCTGCTCGCCGTCTTCTCGGTGATCGTGGCGCCGCGCATGCAGGAGCGCTTCGGCTCGCTGAAGGTGCTCGGCGGTTCGCTGGTGCTGCTCGCGGCGGACGTGGCCGTGCTCGGCTACGGCGACCACACCACCGCGATCGTCTGCACGATCCTGTCCGGCGCGTTCATCGGCGTGAACAACACGGTCTACACGGAGCTCGCTCTCGGCATCTCCGATGCGCCGCGCCCGGTGGCGAGCGCCGGCTACAACTTCGTGCGCTGGTTCGCGGCGGCCGCCGCGCCCTATTTCGCGCCGAAGATCGAGGAGTGGAGCGACATCCACATGCCGTTCGTGGCGGGGGCGCTCACGGCGCTTCTCGGGGCGGTCGTGGTCCTCGTGCGGCGCAGGGCGCTGACCATCCCCCAAGCTCTCGACTCCGCTCGAGCAGGGGGGACCCCCATGGCCGAGGAGCTGGAGACGCGGCACGCGATCGAGGAGGGTGTCACGGTCTTCGCCAAGTGA